Proteins from a single region of Streptomyces sp. TN58:
- a CDS encoding DivIVA domain-containing protein: MPLTPEDVRNKQFTTVRLREGYDEDEVDAFLDEVESELTRLLRENEDLRAKLAAATRAAAQNQQQQNMRKPEPQDQRGPGAPVPAAISGPPQQQNPQMGPPQLPGGAPQLPPGPGGQGQQGPGPMGGPMGGPMQQHPMGGPQGMGQQPMQQQQSMGGQNPLGQQMQPMGQQMQPMGQQMQPMGQPMQQMQQPQLPQQGPGGDSAARVLSLAQQTADQAIAEARSEANKIVGEARSRAEGLERDARAKADALERDAQEKHRVAMGSLESARATLERKVEDLRGFEREYRTRLKSYLESQLRQLETQADDSLAPPRNPAGPALPPSPSPSMAPAGAMGHTMGGPSMGGPSPMGGGPSYGGQQQMSPAMTQPMAPVRPAAPQPMQAPSPMRGFLIDEDDN; the protein is encoded by the coding sequence ATGCCGCTGACTCCCGAGGACGTGCGGAACAAGCAGTTCACGACCGTCCGCCTCCGAGAAGGCTATGACGAGGACGAGGTCGATGCCTTCCTCGACGAGGTCGAGTCCGAACTGACGCGCCTGCTGCGCGAGAACGAGGACCTGCGCGCCAAGCTGGCTGCCGCCACGCGTGCCGCCGCGCAGAACCAGCAGCAGCAGAACATGCGTAAGCCCGAGCCCCAGGACCAGCGCGGCCCCGGCGCCCCCGTGCCCGCGGCCATATCCGGCCCGCCGCAGCAGCAGAACCCGCAGATGGGCCCGCCCCAGCTGCCGGGCGGCGCACCGCAGCTCCCGCCGGGCCCCGGCGGCCAGGGCCAGCAGGGCCCCGGCCCGATGGGCGGCCCCATGGGCGGACCCATGCAGCAGCACCCCATGGGCGGACCGCAGGGCATGGGCCAGCAGCCGATGCAGCAGCAGCAGTCGATGGGCGGCCAGAACCCGCTCGGCCAGCAGATGCAGCCCATGGGGCAGCAGATGCAGCCGATGGGCCAGCAGATGCAGCCCATGGGCCAGCCCATGCAGCAGATGCAGCAGCCGCAGCTCCCGCAGCAGGGCCCCGGCGGCGACAGCGCCGCCCGCGTCCTGTCGCTGGCGCAGCAGACCGCCGACCAGGCGATCGCGGAGGCCCGCTCCGAGGCCAACAAGATCGTCGGCGAGGCCCGGTCGCGCGCCGAGGGCCTGGAGCGGGACGCCCGCGCCAAGGCCGACGCGCTGGAGCGGGACGCGCAGGAGAAGCACCGCGTCGCGATGGGCTCCCTGGAGTCCGCCCGCGCCACGCTGGAGCGCAAGGTCGAGGACCTGCGGGGCTTCGAGCGTGAGTACCGTACGCGTCTGAAGTCCTACCTGGAGTCGCAGCTGCGCCAGCTGGAGACCCAGGCGGACGACTCGCTGGCCCCGCCGCGCAACCCGGCCGGTCCCGCGCTGCCCCCGTCGCCGTCTCCGTCGATGGCTCCGGCCGGTGCGATGGGCCACACCATGGGCGGTCCGTCCATGGGCGGTCCCTCCCCGATGGGCGGCGGTCCGTCCTACGGCGGCCAGCAGCAGATGTCCCCGGCGATGACCCAGCCGATGGCTCCGGTGCGGCCGGCTGCGCCGCAGCCGATGCAGGCGCCGTCGCCGATGCGGGGCTTCCTGATCGACGAGGACGACAACTAG
- a CDS encoding YggS family pyridoxal phosphate-dependent enzyme produces MTDRKSELAENLARVEERISSACAAAGRGREEVTLIVVTKTYPASDVRLLAELGVRHVAENRDQDAAPKAAACADLPLSWHFVGQLQTNKVRSVAGYAHVVQSVDRPRLVTALSAAATGAGRELGCLVQIALDAESGERGDRGGAAPDQLAELADLVAGAPGLRIDGLMTVAPLSGHYAGREQAAFERLMELSSRLRADHPAATMVSAGMSADLEQAVVAGATHVRVGTAVLGARPRLG; encoded by the coding sequence ATGACGGACCGTAAGTCGGAGCTCGCCGAGAACCTGGCGCGGGTGGAGGAACGTATCTCGTCCGCATGCGCCGCGGCGGGGCGGGGGCGGGAGGAGGTGACCCTCATCGTGGTCACCAAGACCTACCCCGCGAGCGACGTACGACTGCTGGCGGAGCTGGGCGTCCGCCATGTCGCCGAGAACCGCGACCAGGACGCCGCCCCCAAGGCCGCGGCCTGCGCGGATCTGCCGCTCAGCTGGCACTTCGTCGGCCAGTTGCAGACCAACAAAGTCCGTTCCGTGGCGGGATACGCGCATGTGGTGCAGTCCGTCGACCGGCCCCGGCTGGTGACCGCGCTCTCGGCGGCCGCGACAGGCGCCGGCCGCGAACTCGGCTGCCTCGTCCAGATCGCCCTCGACGCCGAGTCGGGCGAGCGGGGGGACCGGGGCGGCGCCGCACCCGATCAGCTGGCGGAGTTGGCGGACCTCGTCGCCGGGGCACCCGGACTGCGGATCGACGGACTGATGACCGTCGCACCACTGTCCGGCCACTACGCGGGACGCGAACAGGCCGCCTTCGAGCGGTTGATGGAATTGTCATCCCGCCTGCGCGCGGACCATCCGGCTGCCACGATGGTGTCGGCCGGGATGAGCGCAGACCTGGAACAGGCCGTTGTGGCCGGTGCGACACATGTACGCGTCGGCACTGCGGTACTCGGCGCGAGACCCCGGCTCGGGTAA
- a CDS encoding YggT family protein: protein MGVALQVVYIVLMCFLIVLIFRLVMDYVFQFARSWQPGKAMVVVLEATYTVTDPPLKLLRRFIPPLRLGGVALDLSFFVLMIIVYILISFVNTAARSV from the coding sequence ATGGGCGTCGCACTGCAAGTGGTCTACATCGTGCTGATGTGCTTCCTGATCGTGCTGATCTTCCGACTGGTCATGGACTATGTGTTCCAGTTCGCACGTTCATGGCAACCCGGCAAGGCGATGGTGGTCGTCCTGGAGGCCACCTACACTGTCACCGATCCACCGCTCAAGCTCCTTCGGCGGTTCATCCCGCCGTTGCGTCTCGGCGGCGTGGCACTCGACCTGTCCTTCTTCGTTCTGATGATCATCGTTTACATCCTCATCAGCTTCGTGAACACAGCTGCGAGAAGCGTGTGA
- the ftsW gene encoding putative lipid II flippase FtsW: protein MPAKQMLPGRRPSAVKAQGRKRPGVSVKRPARPAGRGPLAGLRRTQQQLRRAWDRPLTAYYLIFGSSLLITVLGLVMVYSASMIKALQLGLGDAYFFKKQFVAALIGGVLLLAASRMPVKLHRALSYPVLAGTLFLMVLVQVPGIGVSINGNQNWISLGGPFMLQPSEFGKLALILWGADLLARKGGKGLLSQWKHLLVPLVPVAFLLLGLIMLGGDMGTAMILGAILFGLLWLAGAPTRMFVGVLAFAAAIVALLIKTSPHRMDRLECIGATEPGKNDLCWQAVHGIYALASGGWFGSGLGASVEKWGQLPEAHTDFIFAITGEELGLAGTLSVLALFAALGYAGIRVAGRTEDSFVRFAAGGVTTWITAQAVINIGAVLGLLPIAGVPLPLFSYGGSALLPTMFAVGLLIAFAREEPAARAALAMRQPKTGWRRTGVRWKSMRRRVKKRPSGER from the coding sequence ATGCCGGCCAAGCAGATGCTGCCGGGGCGGCGGCCGTCCGCCGTGAAGGCGCAGGGCCGCAAGCGCCCCGGCGTGAGTGTGAAGCGCCCGGCGCGGCCCGCCGGGCGCGGTCCGCTGGCCGGTCTCCGGCGTACGCAGCAGCAGTTGCGCAGGGCGTGGGACCGCCCCCTCACGGCGTATTACCTGATTTTCGGCAGTTCCCTGCTCATCACCGTGCTCGGCCTGGTGATGGTGTACTCCGCCTCCATGATCAAAGCGCTCCAGCTGGGGCTGGGTGACGCGTACTTCTTCAAGAAGCAGTTCGTGGCCGCGCTCATCGGCGGGGTCCTGCTGCTGGCCGCCTCCCGGATGCCGGTCAAGCTGCACCGGGCCCTGTCCTACCCGGTGCTCGCCGGCACGCTGTTCCTGATGGTCCTGGTCCAGGTCCCCGGGATAGGGGTCTCGATCAACGGCAACCAGAACTGGATCTCGCTCGGCGGCCCGTTCATGCTCCAGCCCAGCGAGTTCGGCAAGCTGGCACTGATCCTGTGGGGCGCCGACCTGCTGGCCCGCAAGGGCGGCAAGGGCCTGCTGAGCCAGTGGAAGCACCTCCTGGTGCCGCTCGTCCCCGTGGCCTTCCTCCTGCTCGGCCTGATCATGCTGGGCGGGGACATGGGCACGGCGATGATCCTCGGCGCCATCCTGTTCGGGCTGCTGTGGCTCGCGGGCGCCCCGACGCGGATGTTCGTCGGCGTACTGGCCTTCGCGGCTGCGATCGTCGCCCTGCTCATCAAGACCAGTCCGCACCGGATGGACCGGCTGGAGTGCATCGGCGCGACAGAACCGGGCAAGAACGACCTTTGCTGGCAGGCCGTACACGGCATCTACGCCCTCGCGTCGGGCGGCTGGTTCGGTTCCGGCCTGGGCGCAAGTGTGGAAAAATGGGGTCAACTACCCGAAGCACACACCGACTTCATCTTCGCCATCACAGGGGAGGAACTGGGACTGGCGGGGACGCTGTCGGTCCTCGCCCTCTTCGCGGCTCTAGGCTATGCGGGTATCCGCGTGGCCGGACGCACGGAGGACTCCTTCGTACGGTTTGCCGCGGGAGGCGTGACCACCTGGATCACGGCCCAGGCCGTGATCAACATCGGTGCGGTGCTCGGCCTGCTGCCGATCGCCGGAGTCCCGCTCCCGCTGTTCTCCTACGGGGGGTCGGCCCTGCTGCCGACCATGTTCGCGGTCGGACTGCTCATCGCCTTCGCGCGGGAGGAGCCCGCCGCGCGCGCGGCCCTCGCGATGCGACAGCCGAAGACCGGCTGGAGGCGGACCGGGGTGAGATGGAAGTCGATGAGACGGCGCGTCAAGAAGCGTCCGTCCGGAGAGCGGTGA
- the murG gene encoding undecaprenyldiphospho-muramoylpentapeptide beta-N-acetylglucosaminyltransferase produces MHVVLAGGGTAGHIEPALALADALRRQDPSVGITALGTERGLETRLVPERGYELGLIPAVPLPRKPTPELITVPGRLRGTIKAAEEILLRTKADCVVGFGGYVALPGYLAAKRLGVPIIVHEANARPGLANKIGSRYAHAVAVSTPDSKLRGARYVGIPLRRSISTLDRAAVRPEARAAFGLDPNLPTLLVSGGSQGARRLNETIQQVAPTLQRSGVQILHAVGPKNELPRVDNMPGMPPYVPVPYVDRMDLAYAAADMMLCRAGAMTVAELSAVGLPAAYVPLPIGNGEQRLNAQPVVKAGGGLLVDDAELTPDWVLGQVLPVLSDPHRLYEMSRAAGEFGRRDADELLVGMVYEAIAAHRSR; encoded by the coding sequence GTGCATGTCGTACTCGCCGGTGGGGGGACCGCCGGCCACATCGAGCCGGCGCTCGCCCTCGCGGACGCCCTGCGCAGGCAGGACCCTTCAGTGGGCATCACCGCCCTGGGCACCGAGCGCGGACTCGAAACCCGCCTGGTGCCGGAGCGCGGCTACGAACTGGGGCTGATCCCCGCCGTACCGCTGCCCCGCAAGCCCACCCCCGAGCTGATCACCGTCCCCGGACGGCTGCGCGGCACCATCAAGGCCGCGGAGGAGATCCTCCTGCGCACCAAGGCGGACTGCGTCGTCGGCTTCGGCGGCTACGTGGCCCTGCCCGGCTACCTCGCGGCCAAGCGGCTCGGGGTGCCGATCATCGTCCACGAGGCCAACGCCCGGCCCGGACTGGCCAACAAGATCGGCTCCCGGTACGCGCACGCCGTCGCGGTCTCCACCCCCGACAGCAAGCTGCGCGGCGCCCGCTACGTGGGCATCCCGCTGCGCCGCTCCATCTCCACCCTCGACCGGGCCGCCGTACGCCCCGAGGCGCGCGCCGCGTTCGGCCTGGACCCCAACCTGCCCACGCTGCTGGTCTCCGGCGGCTCGCAGGGCGCACGCCGCCTCAACGAGACCATCCAGCAGGTCGCTCCGACCCTCCAGCGCTCCGGCGTGCAGATCCTGCACGCGGTCGGGCCGAAGAACGAACTGCCGCGTGTCGACAACATGCCCGGGATGCCGCCCTATGTGCCGGTACCGTACGTGGACCGGATGGATCTCGCGTACGCCGCCGCCGACATGATGCTGTGCCGCGCGGGAGCGATGACCGTCGCCGAGCTGTCCGCCGTCGGGCTGCCCGCCGCCTACGTCCCGCTGCCGATCGGCAACGGCGAACAGCGGCTCAACGCCCAGCCGGTGGTCAAGGCCGGCGGCGGCCTGCTCGTGGACGACGCGGAACTGACGCCCGACTGGGTGCTCGGCCAGGTCCTCCCGGTGCTGTCCGACCCGCACCGCCTGTACGAGATGTCCCGCGCCGCCGGTGAGTTCGGCCGCCGGGACGCCGACGAGCTGCTGGTCGGCATGGTGTACGAGGCGATCGCAGCCCACCGGTCCCGCTGA
- a CDS encoding cell division protein SepF: MAGAMRKMAVYLGLVEDDRYDNPGYDPDDEFEPEPEMERARERDRRQQPVHQSPVSDEPVRAVQPPAQREPIPIPVENGRPARIAPVASITPDRTNLEKNAPVIMPKVVSEREPYRITTLHPRTYNEARTIGEHFREGTPVIMNLTEMDDTDAKRLVDFAAGLVFGLHGSIERVTQKVFLLSPANVDVTAEDKARIAEGGFFNQS, from the coding sequence ATGGCCGGCGCGATGCGCAAGATGGCGGTCTACCTCGGCCTCGTGGAGGACGACCGGTACGACAACCCGGGGTACGACCCCGACGACGAGTTCGAGCCCGAGCCGGAGATGGAGCGGGCTCGGGAGCGGGATCGCCGACAGCAGCCCGTGCACCAGTCGCCCGTATCGGACGAACCGGTACGAGCCGTACAGCCTCCGGCGCAGCGGGAACCCATCCCAATTCCGGTGGAAAACGGACGTCCTGCGCGAATTGCCCCCGTGGCATCCATCACACCTGATCGCACGAACCTGGAGAAGAACGCCCCCGTGATCATGCCCAAGGTCGTCTCCGAGCGGGAGCCGTACCGCATCACGACACTGCACCCCCGGACCTACAACGAGGCCCGTACCATCGGGGAACACTTCCGTGAGGGCACTCCGGTGATCATGAATCTCACGGAGATGGACGACACGGACGCGAAGCGTCTCGTGGACTTCGCCGCCGGACTCGTGTTCGGTCTGCACGGCAGCATTGAACGCGTGACACAGAAGGTGTTCCTGCTGTCGCCTGCTAACGTCGATGTCACGGCGGAGGACAAGGCCCGCATCGCGGAGGGCGGGTTCTTCAACCAAAGCTAG
- the pgeF gene encoding peptidoglycan editing factor PgeF encodes MGGAHFAFTDRWGGVSAVPYEELNLGGAVGDDPAAVLANRALAARSLGLDPDLVVWMNQVHGRDVAVVDGPWGADTAIPAVDAVVTARRGLALAVLTADCTPVLLADPVAGVAAAAHAGRPGLVAGVVPAAVEAMVSLGAEPGRIVARTGPAVCGHCYEVPAEMRESVAAAVPAARAETSWGTPAVDVVAGVHAQLEEAGVVNGLRSPVCTLESRDHFSYRRDRVTGRLAGYVWLTELSRGEDPRTPGEKKNDGP; translated from the coding sequence GTGGGCGGCGCCCACTTCGCCTTCACCGACCGGTGGGGCGGAGTGAGCGCCGTTCCGTACGAAGAGCTCAACCTCGGCGGCGCGGTCGGAGACGACCCGGCCGCCGTTCTGGCGAACCGGGCCCTGGCGGCGCGTTCCCTGGGACTCGATCCGGACCTGGTGGTCTGGATGAACCAGGTGCACGGCCGGGACGTCGCGGTGGTCGACGGCCCCTGGGGGGCGGACACCGCGATCCCCGCCGTGGACGCGGTGGTGACCGCCCGTCGGGGACTCGCCCTCGCCGTCCTCACCGCCGACTGCACCCCCGTCCTGCTGGCCGACCCCGTCGCCGGGGTCGCAGCGGCCGCCCACGCCGGCCGGCCCGGACTGGTCGCCGGGGTGGTGCCCGCGGCCGTGGAGGCGATGGTCTCCCTCGGCGCCGAACCGGGGCGGATCGTCGCCCGTACCGGACCCGCGGTCTGCGGACACTGCTACGAGGTGCCGGCCGAGATGCGGGAGTCGGTGGCGGCGGCGGTCCCCGCCGCGCGGGCCGAGACCAGCTGGGGGACGCCGGCGGTCGACGTGGTGGCGGGGGTGCACGCACAGCTCGAAGAGGCGGGGGTGGTGAACGGCCTGCGTTCACCGGTCTGCACACTGGAGTCGCGGGACCACTTCTCGTACCGCCGCGACCGGGTCACCGGCCGACTGGCCGGATATGTCTGGTTGACGGAGCTTTCCCGGGGGGAGGACCCCCGGACCCCGGGGGAAAAGAAGAATGACGGACCGTAA
- the ftsZ gene encoding cell division protein FtsZ yields the protein MAAPQNYLAVIKVIGVGGGGVNAINRMIEVGLKGVEFIAINTDAQALLMSDADVKLDVGRELTRGLGAGANPAVGRKAAEDHREEIEEVLKGADMVFVTAGEGGGTGTGGAPVVANIARSLGALTIGVVTRPFTFEGRRRANQAEDGIAELREEVDTLIVIPNDRLLSISDRQVSVLDAFKSADQVLLSGVQGITDLITTPGLINLDFADVKSVMSEAGSALMGIGSARGDDRAVAAAEMAISSPLLEASIDGARGVLLSISGGSDLGLFEINEAAQLVSEAAHPEANIIFGAVIDDALGDEVRVTVIAAGFDGGQPPARRDNVIGAASTKREEPAPAPVRAAEPVRPAFGGLGTVPPREEPPAPAEPAPVEVQAPAPQVPTARPYQDSPAEELDVPDFLK from the coding sequence GTGGCAGCACCGCAGAACTACCTCGCAGTCATCAAGGTCATCGGTGTCGGCGGCGGTGGTGTCAATGCCATCAACCGAATGATCGAGGTCGGTCTCAAGGGCGTCGAGTTCATCGCCATCAACACGGACGCGCAGGCGCTGTTGATGAGCGACGCCGACGTCAAGCTCGACGTCGGCCGCGAACTCACCCGCGGCCTCGGCGCCGGCGCCAACCCGGCGGTCGGTCGCAAGGCGGCAGAGGACCACCGCGAGGAGATCGAGGAGGTCCTCAAGGGGGCCGACATGGTCTTCGTCACCGCCGGTGAGGGCGGCGGCACCGGCACCGGCGGCGCACCCGTCGTCGCCAACATCGCGCGCTCGCTCGGCGCCCTGACGATCGGTGTGGTCACCCGGCCGTTCACCTTCGAGGGCCGGCGCCGCGCGAACCAGGCGGAGGACGGCATCGCCGAGCTCCGCGAAGAGGTCGACACCCTCATCGTCATCCCCAACGACCGCCTGCTGTCCATCTCGGACCGCCAGGTCAGCGTCCTGGACGCCTTCAAGTCGGCGGACCAGGTCCTGCTCTCCGGCGTCCAGGGCATCACCGACCTCATCACCACCCCGGGTCTGATCAACCTCGACTTCGCCGACGTCAAGTCCGTGATGTCCGAGGCCGGCTCGGCCCTGATGGGCATCGGCTCCGCCCGCGGCGACGACCGCGCGGTGGCCGCCGCCGAGATGGCGATCTCCTCCCCGCTGCTGGAGGCCTCCATCGACGGCGCCCGCGGCGTGCTGCTCTCCATCTCCGGCGGCTCGGACCTCGGTCTCTTCGAGATCAACGAGGCCGCGCAGCTGGTGAGCGAGGCCGCGCACCCCGAGGCGAACATCATCTTCGGCGCCGTCATCGACGACGCGCTCGGCGACGAGGTACGGGTGACCGTCATCGCCGCCGGGTTCGACGGCGGACAGCCCCCGGCCCGCCGGGACAACGTCATCGGCGCCGCGTCCACCAAGCGTGAGGAGCCGGCCCCGGCTCCGGTCCGCGCCGCCGAGCCGGTCCGTCCGGCCTTCGGCGGACTCGGCACGGTCCCGCCGCGCGAGGAGCCCCCGGCTCCCGCCGAGCCGGCCCCGGTCGAGGTCCAGGCCCCCGCGCCGCAGGTCCCCACGGCCCGGCCGTACCAGGACAGCCCGGCCGAGGAACTGGATGTCCCGGACTTCTTGAAGTGA
- the murD gene encoding UDP-N-acetylmuramoyl-L-alanine--D-glutamate ligase: MGSRQVSATDLAGLLGPDALGRFGLPGRITVAGLGISGISAARALAALGARVTVVDNGDGDAHRARAAELAEAGIEVRLGHLPDGARAGETLPEGTELVVTSPGWQPQSPLFLAAAAAGVDVVGDVEVAWRLRGAGAELRAARRAAGQDAGGGSPAGPAEWLAITGTNGKTTTTQMLASILKAAGLRTAAVGNIGTPIIDVVLGEQEYDVLAVELSSYQLHWAPSLRVHSAAVLNLAPDHLDWHGSMQAYAADKGRIYEGNTVACVYNVADKATEDLVVEADVEEGCRAIGFTLGAPGPSMLGVVDGILVDRAFVENRQKNAQELAEVGDVNPPAPHNIANALAAAALARAFGVEPRAVRDGLRDFRPDAHRVARVDEVGSVVYVDDSKATNTHAAEASLASFDKVVWIAGGLAKGATFDELVQKSADRMRGAVLIGADRALIAEALARHAPEVPVVDLDRTDTGAMLAAVREAAALAEPGDTVLLAPACASMDMFANYNKRGEAFADAVRELAAESAADTA, translated from the coding sequence ATGGGCAGCCGACAAGTGAGCGCCACCGACCTGGCCGGCCTGCTCGGCCCCGACGCCCTGGGCCGGTTCGGCCTGCCGGGCCGGATCACCGTGGCGGGGCTCGGCATCAGCGGCATCAGCGCCGCCCGGGCATTGGCCGCGCTGGGCGCCCGCGTGACCGTCGTCGACAACGGCGACGGTGACGCGCACCGGGCCAGGGCGGCCGAGCTGGCGGAAGCCGGCATCGAGGTCCGCCTCGGCCACCTGCCCGACGGGGCCCGCGCCGGCGAGACCCTGCCCGAGGGCACCGAACTGGTCGTCACCTCGCCCGGCTGGCAGCCGCAGAGCCCGCTCTTCCTGGCCGCCGCCGCGGCGGGCGTCGACGTCGTCGGAGACGTCGAGGTCGCATGGCGGCTGCGCGGAGCCGGCGCGGAACTCCGCGCCGCCCGCCGGGCCGCGGGGCAGGACGCCGGCGGAGGGTCCCCTGCCGGGCCCGCCGAATGGCTCGCGATCACCGGGACCAACGGCAAGACCACCACCACGCAGATGCTGGCGTCGATCCTCAAGGCCGCCGGCCTGCGGACCGCCGCCGTCGGCAACATCGGCACCCCGATCATCGACGTGGTCCTCGGCGAGCAGGAGTACGACGTACTCGCCGTCGAACTCTCCAGCTACCAGCTGCACTGGGCGCCCTCGCTGCGCGTCCACTCGGCGGCCGTCCTCAACCTGGCCCCCGACCACCTCGACTGGCACGGCTCCATGCAGGCGTACGCCGCGGACAAGGGCCGGATCTACGAGGGCAACACGGTGGCCTGCGTCTACAACGTGGCCGACAAGGCGACCGAGGACCTCGTCGTCGAGGCCGACGTCGAAGAGGGCTGCCGCGCGATCGGCTTCACCCTCGGCGCCCCCGGCCCCTCCATGCTCGGCGTCGTCGACGGCATCCTCGTCGACCGGGCCTTCGTGGAGAACCGGCAGAAGAACGCCCAGGAGCTCGCCGAGGTCGGCGACGTCAACCCGCCGGCCCCGCACAACATCGCCAACGCGCTCGCCGCCGCGGCCCTGGCCCGCGCCTTCGGCGTGGAGCCGCGCGCGGTCCGCGACGGGCTGCGCGACTTCCGCCCCGACGCCCACCGGGTCGCCCGGGTGGACGAGGTCGGCTCCGTCGTCTACGTCGACGACTCCAAGGCCACCAACACCCACGCGGCGGAGGCCTCCCTCGCCTCCTTCGACAAGGTCGTCTGGATCGCCGGCGGCCTCGCCAAGGGCGCGACCTTCGACGAACTCGTGCAGAAGTCGGCCGACCGGATGCGCGGCGCCGTCCTGATCGGCGCCGACCGGGCGCTCATCGCCGAGGCGCTGGCGCGACACGCCCCCGAGGTCCCGGTCGTCGACCTCGACCGGACCGACACTGGGGCGATGCTCGCAGCGGTCCGGGAGGCGGCCGCGCTCGCCGAGCCCGGCGACACGGTCCTGCTGGCACCGGCCTGCGCCTCGATGGACATGTTCGCGAACTACAACAAGCGTGGGGAAGCGTTCGCCGACGCGGTGCGTGAACTGGCCGCCGAGAGCGCCGCGGACACGGCCTAG
- a CDS encoding cell division protein FtsQ/DivIB translates to MAGATTAQRGTPSPDGPGRPPRKGAGSPAPSASPESAKPPKPPKKAAPRGSGTQLRRGPVLAWAAAAVLLVGGGSWVLYGSSWLRVEKVTATGTDVLTPEQVLAAAAVPVGAPLVSVDTDEIESRLRGRLPRIDSVDAVRAWPHGIGLKVTERKPVLLIKKDANFVEVDASGVRFDTVAKAPAGVPVLELNAAGSPSARRFDEERLLHEAVLVAGSLPAPIAGQTVQVKVGSYDSIVLELTGGRSVRWGSGEQSEAKGRALTALLKAAPKAAHFDVSVPTAPAAAGS, encoded by the coding sequence GTGGCCGGAGCGACGACCGCACAGCGCGGAACACCGTCTCCTGACGGGCCCGGCCGGCCGCCCCGCAAGGGCGCCGGCTCTCCCGCGCCGTCCGCAAGCCCCGAGTCCGCCAAGCCCCCGAAGCCCCCGAAGAAGGCCGCCCCGCGGGGCTCCGGCACGCAGCTGCGCCGGGGCCCCGTGCTGGCCTGGGCGGCCGCCGCGGTCCTCCTCGTCGGGGGCGGCAGCTGGGTCCTCTACGGCTCCTCCTGGCTCCGCGTCGAGAAGGTCACCGCCACCGGCACCGACGTGCTCACCCCCGAGCAGGTGCTCGCGGCCGCGGCCGTGCCCGTGGGCGCGCCCCTCGTGAGCGTCGACACGGACGAGATCGAGAGCCGCCTGCGGGGGCGTCTGCCCCGCATCGATTCGGTTGATGCGGTGCGGGCCTGGCCGCACGGAATCGGACTGAAGGTGACCGAGCGCAAACCCGTCCTGCTCATCAAAAAGGACGCCAACTTCGTGGAAGTGGACGCATCGGGTGTGCGATTCGACACGGTTGCGAAAGCACCCGCGGGTGTTCCGGTCCTCGAATTGAACGCGGCCGGCTCTCCGAGCGCCCGCCGCTTCGACGAAGAGCGGCTGCTGCACGAGGCCGTGCTCGTCGCCGGATCCCTCCCGGCGCCGATCGCCGGGCAGACCGTGCAGGTCAAGGTGGGTTCCTACGACTCCATCGTGCTGGAGCTGACCGGGGGCCGGTCGGTGCGGTGGGGCAGCGGCGAGCAGAGCGAGGCGAAGGGGCGTGCACTGACCGCTCTGCTGAAAGCCGCTCCGAAGGCCGCCCACTTCGACGTGAGCGTTCCCACCGCCCCAGCCGCGGCCGGGAGTTGA